In Bacteroidales bacterium, the sequence TTGTGTTGTTCCGCGATAGCATAAATTGCCGGACTTATCGCCTTTGCTTGCGAAAACAATAGCTAGGTCGGCTTTTAAAGGTTTTTCCAACAAAAATTCTTTACCGTCAACTTTTATGACTTCCTTACCTTCTGCAACAATAGTTCCTAATCCGGTAGGAGTTAATATTCCGCCAAGGCCAGCGCCTGCAGCACGAATACGTTCGATTAAGCTGCCTTGAGGACAGAGTTCGACTTCAATTTCCTTGTTGTTCATTTGATCTATTGTGTTCGGGTTTGTTCCGATATGAGAAGTAATAACTTTTTTTACTTGCTTATTTGTTATAAGAATACCAATACCTTTGTCTGGAAATGCAGTGTCGTTACCAATTACTGTAAGATTCTTAACACCCGATTTAGCAATTGCATCAATGATTTTATGTGCTGAACCACAGGCTAAAAACCCGCCGTACATTATAGTCATTCCGTCTTTAATCATTGAACTTGCTTGTTCCGGAGAAATAAATTTTGCCATAACAATATTTTTTCAGATTAATATTAATCGGCAAAGTTAAAACATTATTTGGGAAAAGACAAATTTTTTTAATCAAGGAAATCTGACATAACATATTTATTTATTCAAATAAATATGTTAATTATGAAAATTTTGT encodes:
- a CDS encoding 3-oxoacid CoA-transferase subunit A, which encodes MAKFISPEQASSMIKDGMTIMYGGFLACGSAHKIIDAIAKSGVKNLTVIGNDTAFPDKGIGILITNKQVKKVITSHIGTNPNTIDQMNNKEIEVELCPQGSLIERIRAAGAGLGGILTPTGLGTIVAEGKEVIKVDGKEFLLEKPLKADLAIVFASKGDKSGNLCYRGTTQNFNPIIATAADVVIAEVEELVETGDIDPENVRTQGIFVNYIVT